The window AGAACATGCCGCATTTCTGGATGTGGTACTTGAAGCAAAAAAGGAAATTTATTTAAAACTCGTCGTCACAGAAAATCTCACAAATGAAGACATTGAAAATTGTATCTCTCTTATCCTAGAAAAGCGGCGAACGCCGCTGATTTTGCAGCCGGTGAGTCAAACGAAAACTTTTCAGAAAACCGTTTCTGCACAGCGACTATATGAGATTGAGCAGAGGTGTCGCGCAAAACTTTCGGATGTTCGTGTGCTTCCGCAAATGCATAAAGTGTGGGGAGTGCTCTAATGCGGCGCTTGCGCAAAACGTATGAAGATCATGAGCTGATAACACTCGCATCATATGCTCAGAAAAGCGGCGACAGCCGCGGAAGAAAACAACCAGAACCTGAGGATCCTTATCGCACCGCATTTCAACGCGATCGCGATCGAATTATTCATAGCCAGGCTTTTCGTCGGCTTGAATATAAGACTCAAGTTTTCGTCAATCATGAAGGTGATTACTATCGCACGCGACTCACCCATACACTTGAAGTCGCACAAATTGCGCGAACCATTTGTCGAACACTTCAGCTCAATGAAGATTTGGCGGAAGCAATTGCCCTCGCCCACGATCTTGGTCACACTCCGTTTGGTCATCGCGGCGAAGAAGTGCTTCATCTTTTGATGAAAGACTCTGGTGGTTTTGAACATAACCGACAAAGTTTTCGAGTTGTCACTTTTCTGGAACATCGTTACCCAGACTTCCGTGGCTTAAATCTCACGTATGAAGTCCTTGAAGGGATTGTGAAACACAGTGGAGAATTCGATAAATCAGAGATCCCCGAGTTTCCTGACAAAGGCTATCCTTCTCTCGAAGCTCAAGTGGTCGATATGGCCGACTCCATTGCGTATATGAATCACGATATTGATGACGGTGTAAAAGCTGGAATGATTACACTTCATCAACTGGAAAAAGTAGAGCTGTGGCAACAATCCTTTGATGATATTGTTCGCCGTTTCCCGGACACTCCAAAAAAAGTTCAGATCAATCGTTCTATCAGTCATCTGACAACGCAACTCGTGAACGATCTCTATGATGAAACCGAAAAACGTTTAGAAAAACTTTCGTTGCAGACTCCAGAAGATATTCGGGAACGAGGAAAAGAAGTCGTTTCCGCAAGTAAGGAAATAGAAACTCAAACAGAAAATTTAATGCAATTTCTTCATGCGAATCTCTATCGTCATGAGCGCGTCGAACGTATGGCAAAAAAATCGGAAGAGGTGCTGACGCACCTTTTCAGGAATTACGTCTCAACTCCAAGTTTACTCCCACCGTCACTTTGCAAGGTCGTAGAAAAGGGTGAAACCCCAAAGCGCGCCATCTGCGACTATATCGCCGGCATGACCGACCGCTTTGCACTGGATGAACATGCGAAACTTATAAAGAACTAATCGAATTCAAAATTTTTATGAGATGAATACAAACTTTGATGCATCCAGTAGGCGGAGAAAACTTTTTTCACGTAGAGATTGGTTTCACGATACGGAATTTCTTCTATAAATTCTTCAACTTCAAAGTTTTTCTGACGTTCAGAGCGTTTGAGCCAACGGCTTACCGCCTCTTCTCCAGCATTATAGGCAGCAATCCAGGCAACCGGTTTTTCCGGAAACATTTTCGCTAATTTCTCAAGATAACGAACACCGTAATATATATTCGCTGAAGGTTTATACAGAAGTTCTCTATTAAAAACTTCTTCTGTTTCCTGCGGCTCTAATTTCTCCGCAGTCGTTGGCATCAACTGTAAAAGTCCAATCGCTCCGACATCGGAAAGAGCATCGGGACGAAACAGCGACTCGGCCCACATCACTGAGTAGACAAGCGCTGGATCAAGATCACTCTTTTGAAGAGCCTCAAGAACAAAAGAACGATAGGCTTGTGGATACATCTGCTGCCACACATAGATTTCAAAAGGATCTCCATTCGGGAATCGTTCTCGTATAGAACGAAAGCGATCAGACGCAATACGATAGGCATAATTATGAGCAAAATTTTCCGATGCAAGGAAGAGCACAAGAGGATCGAGCTTTGGATGATATTCACGAAATGCATTGAGCTCGCGCGCAACTTCTTCACGCAGTCCAAGACGATGAAAAAGGAGAGCTTTTGCCAAATGAGGCGATGTAGACGCTATTTCCTCTGGGCTTGGCAAATGGACCTGCCATACATTCGATGCCGTCATCACAGGAGTTTCAATTTTTTTATGAAGCGCTTGAAGACGATGGGACGCCAAACCTCGATAATATCCGACCGGTTTTTCCTCCCAAAGTTCGCGATAAAGAAGTATCGCCTCTTCTCTTTTCTGAAGTTTTTCAAGCACCCGCCCTTTCCAATAGCGGACACGATCAGAAATAGAATTTCTCTCTCCAAGAAGCTGGTCAAAAACTTCAATCGCTTCTTTATACTGACCGAGTTTATAAAGACACCATGCTCGATTCCAACGCGTGTTCATCGCCAAATCGCCATGAGGATGAAGGGTCAGCACATTCGTCAATGATCGAAGCGCATCTTCATATTTTCCCTGCACCAGTTCTAACGACGCTCGATAGTAAATTGTTTGACGTCGAGCAACAGGCGCATCTTTGTGACGTATGAGAATTTTCTGTAAAAATTGATCTGCTTTCTCGTATTGCGAATTTTTGGCATAGGTCCATACAAGCTGAGAAAGGATTTCATCCTGCAGCTCACTGTCATCTGATTCTTTTTCGATTGATTCTAAAAGCTCAAGAGCACGCTGATACTGATGAAGACGAGCTTCACATTTGGCTAAAAGGAGCTGCGCTCTTCTTTTGAGTTTTGACGAAGAGATCGTTTCCATGAACCGAACCAAACGTTTTTTCGCTTCAACCCAAGCTCCATGTTCTTCAAAAGATTCCACAATGCGATATTGCAGCTCAGGCTCGGGAAACCACTTCTCCAGGAGCTTCGCTCTTTTCTGGGGAAAAAGAGAAAAAAGTTCATGCGCAGCAGAAAGTTCATTTTCATTTGTCGATGTCACGAGCAAGGCTTCCAGTATTTTTTTTGCGTCATCCCACTTTCCCAAAGCAGTTACATTTTTGAAAAGAAGAACATTGATTTCTCGAAATTCAGATATCGTTTTGGCTTTTCCACGAACTTCCTCAAGGAGAAAAAAA of the Deltaproteobacteria bacterium RIFCSPHIGHO2_02_FULL_44_16 genome contains:
- a CDS encoding deoxyguanosinetriphosphate triphosphohydrolase (dGTPase family type 2 subfamily; presumably hydrolyzes dGTP to deoxyguanosine and triphosphate) → MRRLRKTYEDHELITLASYAQKSGDSRGRKQPEPEDPYRTAFQRDRDRIIHSQAFRRLEYKTQVFVNHEGDYYRTRLTHTLEVAQIARTICRTLQLNEDLAEAIALAHDLGHTPFGHRGEEVLHLLMKDSGGFEHNRQSFRVVTFLEHRYPDFRGLNLTYEVLEGIVKHSGEFDKSEIPEFPDKGYPSLEAQVVDMADSIAYMNHDIDDGVKAGMITLHQLEKVELWQQSFDDIVRRFPDTPKKVQINRSISHLTTQLVNDLYDETEKRLEKLSLQTPEDIRERGKEVVSASKEIETQTENLMQFLHANLYRHERVERMAKKSEEVLTHLFRNYVSTPSLLPPSLCKVVEKGETPKRAICDYIAGMTDRFALDEHAKLIKN